In Sphingomonas crocodyli, the genomic window GACCCAATCTTCGGCGACGCCAACTTCATCGCCCGCATCGACGGCAATTATAAGTCGAAGCATAACGGCATCTCGGCGATCCCGCTGGCGACCGGCACCAATCTGGCGCTGTTCGGGATCACCCCGGCGGAGCAGGCGCGCCTGAAGGATTTGCAGCTGATCAAGGGCTACTGGCTCGTCAACGGCCGCCTCGCGCTGCAGAAGATCGATCTGGGCGGCACGAAGGCGACCGTAGCTCTTTGGGGCCGCAACATCTTCGACGCCAAGGAGATCAGCTACACGCCGGGCTTCATCAGCATCTACAGCGCCGATTACGAGCGCGCCCGGACCTACGGCGTCGACCTGACGGTCGAATTCTAAAACGTCCGGCATCACCTGAAACGCGCCCGCGGCCCCCAGCCGCGGGCGTTTTCTTTTGGGCTAAGGCTATGGCAGGCTGACGTGCATGGGGTGGAGATTGTTCGGCTATGCGGTGATTCTGGGCGGGACCGCCGCCTTGCTCCAATGGCTCGACTATCTGCATGCGATCCGATCGATGCCGGGCGATATCTACGTCGCGGTGCTGGCGATCGGGTTCATGGCGCTGGGGCTGTGGGCGGGGAATCGGCTGACGCGGCGGCGTGCATCCGCGATTCCGTTCGAACGCAACGATGCCGCGATCCGATCGCTGGGCCTTTCGCCACGCGAATGCGAATTGCTGGCGCTGCTGGCATCGGGCCGGTCGAACAAGGAACTTGCGCGCGAGCTGGGCATATCGCCCAACACGGTCAAGACCCACCTCGCCCGCCTGTTCGACAAACTGGACGTCGGCCGGCGGATCGAGGCGATCGAGAAGGCGCGGATGCTGGCTCTCATCGAATGACTGTTACCGTGAAAGGCCGCGTCGTCCGGGCCAAATCACCCATCCGGGCGATAGCAGGACATCGTACGGGCCGGCATTTGCGGGCGACCGATAAGACCAATCACAGGGAGCCTGCACCATGACCACCCACCCGATCCTGCGTTACGCCGCCATTTACGGCCTGCTGTCGGGCATCGTGATCATCGCGATCCTGATCGCCGGCATGAATGTGGGCGGCATCGGCCATTCGATGTGGTTCGGCTATCTGGTGATGCTGGCCGCCTTGACCTTCATCTTCGTAGGCGTGAAGCGCTATCGCGACATCGAAAAAGGCGGGGTGATCCGCTTCCTGCCCGCCTTGGGCACCGGCCTTGCGATCGCGGTGGTGGCGGGGATCGCCTATGTCGCGATCTGGGAAAGCTATCTGGCGGCGACCGGATATCGCTTCATGGACGATTATATCGCCTCGACCATCGCCGCCCAGCGCGCGGCGGGCGTCAAGGGCGCCGAATTGGCCGGGCAGATCGCCGAACTCGAGGCGATGCGGGTCCAATATGCCAACCCGCTGATCCGCCTGCCGATGACCTTTTGTGAGGTCTTCCCGGTCGGCTTCATAGTCTCGCTGGTTTCCGCCGCAATCCTGCGCAATCCGCGCGTGCTGCCGCTCAGGGCTTAATCACCCAGCTTCCAGCGGCCCAGAATGCGGTGCTCGGTCAGGCCGA contains:
- a CDS encoding DUF4199 domain-containing protein produces the protein MTTHPILRYAAIYGLLSGIVIIAILIAGMNVGGIGHSMWFGYLVMLAALTFIFVGVKRYRDIEKGGVIRFLPALGTGLAIAVVAGIAYVAIWESYLAATGYRFMDDYIASTIAAQRAAGVKGAELAGQIAELEAMRVQYANPLIRLPMTFCEVFPVGFIVSLVSAAILRNPRVLPLRA
- a CDS encoding response regulator transcription factor, translated to MGWRLFGYAVILGGTAALLQWLDYLHAIRSMPGDIYVAVLAIGFMALGLWAGNRLTRRRASAIPFERNDAAIRSLGLSPRECELLALLASGRSNKELARELGISPNTVKTHLARLFDKLDVGRRIEAIEKARMLALIE